The window TGTAAAGAACCGGCCTTTAGGGTCGACTGATTTTTCAAAACAGCAGAGTCCGCAACGGTGGCAAGACTCTTCCCACGTGGTCATTGCTGTGGCAGAACGAGCAGGACATGCTCCTGATAGCGGACAACCTGGGTTGGCCCCGCGCCATCAATGAGCTCCCAGAAAAGGTCAGAGATTGGGTGGCTTTTGTTGCTGATGGCGTCTTTCTCCTGGTTTTGCCAGATCTTGGCCAGTTCCAGGGCCCGCTGTGGATTCTGACGGCCGAAGCTGACAGCAAGGAAGGCGGGGCTCTGGTCTGTCCCATAAGGGTCGAGGGGCTGACGCAGGGAGACCAGGATCGGGCCATTGCTCAGCTGGTCCTGTAAAGCGAGACGACTGAGGTAGGCCTCATTCAGTTTGAAGTCGTAAGGTTGGCGGCCGAGGTTTATCGTCGATTGCGGTTTTTCAACAGGGACCAGGAAGCGGTTGGCCAGTCCGGTGGGGATGTCGTTCTCCGGCAGGGTTTCAATCGTCAGGATGAAATCCTCCAGGGCTCCGACAGCGCTGCTGTCTGAGAGATCACCTTTGAACAACAGATAGGTATAAAGGCCAAACTCACCGGGGTTGGTTACCGAATCGTCAATGGGTTGCCAGTTGATCTGTACGGGCGTCGCTGAGAGAGCTCCTGCTGCCTGTTCTGATTTTTGCGCGGCAGCCTTGGCAGCTTTGCGGCGCTCAAGAGCACGCAATTTATCCTGCAGCAGTTTCAGCTTTTCCTGAATGCTGTCGATGCGCTCAATGGTTTCCTGACGCTCTGTTTCGTCTAGCTCTTTTTTGCCGAACAGGTCATTTACCCCAGCGAATGCCGGCAGAACACTTAATAGCAGGATGAGAACCGTTAGCATCACCCAGCCTCGGCGGTTATAATTTGTTTTTGTGGACATGGGGACTCCTCACAAGTTGGGGGACAGCAATAGAATCATTGCGACATCGTTTTATCAGAATTTTACATTTTGTGGAAGAGGTCGTTTTGTAACAGCTCAAGGTATAGATCTAAGGTCATGTCTATTCTGTGTGTGTTGATGAATCGGCTGCTGCTGGGCGCTTTATCCTGCCTTAAATCCATGCATGTAATAAATTCAGATTCTTATGCTACTGAGCTACTTGTTTATATTCTTCTGGAGAAGTATTATAAGATTTTATTTATCTGTTGAACGTTCGTAATGATTAAGAGTCTCATGAGGGGGAGAGCTGGACTATTATGAAAGAGGCTGATGGTAGTAAACTGGTTGCCCAGGTTCAGGGGCTTAAGGGGATTCTGAACGTAGCCCAGATCGTTGTCTCCTCGTTGGACCTTGATGAAGTGCTACAGAATATTCTCCATAGCGCCATGTCGGTGATGGATATGCCTGCTGGTTCTGTCGCCTTGTATGATGCAAATAATTACCAGCTTGAGTTGCATGCACATGCCGGGCTCAGCGACAAGTTTGTCGCTCTTGATCGTTGGCGAGTCAAGCCGGGGGGGTTGACCTACAAGATCCTGGAACGTGGCGAGGTGTTCATTGTTGATGATACGGCGAGCACGGATTTCTTCACAAATCCTCTGGCCATAGAGGAAGGAATTCGCTCTCTGATCGCTGTCCCGCTTAAAATCCACAAGAGGACCATAGGAGTCCTTTACCTGGATGATTTCAAACCGCGGGAATTTGATAACGAGAAATTGGAGCTTTTATCTGTACTCTCTTCTTTTGCCACCATGAGCATCGATCACGCCCGTTTGCACGCGCGAACCCTTCAGCTTGCCTGTACCGATGGATTGACGGGTCTTTACAACCATAGGCAATTCAAAAAAACATTTATCGAAGAGGTGGCTCGCGCCAACCGTTATTCCAAGCCCTTGGCCGTTATCCTCCTTGATGTCGATGACTTTAAGAAGTTTAATGACACCTATGGTCACCCGAACGGCGATATTGTTCTTCAGGAGATGGCTATCATGCTCAAAGAGCTGTTGCGAGACTGCGATTCTCTCTTCAGGTATGGTGGAGAGGAATTCGTGACCCTGTTGCCTGAAACACCTCTGGCTGAAGCCGTCAAGGTAGCTGAGCGTATCCGAATCTTTGTTGAGACAGAATCCCCACGTTTTCTGACCGGGATAACCAAAACCCATGGGATTACTGTGAGCGTCGGTGTTGCTGCACTTCCTGACCATGGTGCGGATACAAAGGCTTTGTTGCAAAAAGTGGATGATCTGATGTACCAGGCCAAGAAGGACGGCAAGAACAAGGTTTATTGTGATCTTAAATAGTGATCCCTTTTGTGCTCGATTAATGTTGAGTGTTAGATAATCAATATGGCCTCTGAACGAATTCTTGTAGTTGATGATGAAGACGGCATGCGCCGCCTGTTGAGCCGTGTTCTGACCCGTGAAGGTTACGAAACTTCTGCTGTGGGCAGCGGTGCTGAAGCGCTACGCCTGGTTGCCAGCGAACGTTTTGATCTTGTGGTCACCGATATCAAAATGCCAGAAATGGATGGCTTGCAATTGCTTGCAGAACTCAAGGAGTACGAGCCCTCGCTGCCGATTATAGTGATTACGGCTTATGGCACAATCGAGAATGCGGTGCAGGCGCTGCGCTCTGGAGCCTACGACTATATTGCCAAACCTTTTGAGAATGATGAGATCAAACTGACCGTTGCCAAGGCTTTTGAACGCGAACGCCTGTTGGCTGAGAACCGTTACCTGCATGCGGAACTGGAGGGGCTCTACGATTTTTCCGGCATAGTCGGTGGCTCTCTCGCCATGCAGCAGGTTTATGACATGGCCTCCTCCGTTGCGGTCAGTAACGCTAATGTCCTGATCACTGGTGAATCGGGAACAGGTAAAGAACTGCTGGCCCGCTCCATTCACTATAGCTCACTGCGCAAGGAGAAACCGTTTGTTGTCTTGAACTGCGCGGCTATCTCCGAAGGTGTTTTGGAAAGCGAACTTTTCGGCCACGAGAAGGGTGCTTTCAGTGGCGCTCTCGATACCCGCAAGGGCCGCTTCGAGAGGGCCGATCAGGGCACCCTTTTCATCGACGAAGTGGCCGAGATGAGCATGGCCGCACAGGTCAAGCTGCTGCGGGTGATCCAGGAACACGAGTTCGAACGCGTTGGTGGCAACAAGACGATCAGCGTTGATGTCCGTATCGTGGCCGCGACCAACAAAAAACTGGAGGAACAGGTCAAGAATGGTCACTTCCGGGAAGATCTTTATTACCGTTTAAACGTTGTTAACATCAACGTTCCACCGCTGCGCTCGAGGCGTGAAGACGTTGAACCTCTATCGCGATTTTTTCTGGAGAAATACACCGCGGAAACGGGCAAGAAGATTACCGATTTGTCTCCACGGGCGCTTAGCTGCTTGCTCGCCCATGATTGGCCGGGTAACGTGCGTGAATTGCAGAACGCCATAGAGCGAGCCGTGGTCCTCTCCAAGGGGAGTGTTCTGACACCGCGGGATTTCCCGCAAGGCATGCAGGG of the Deltaproteobacteria bacterium IMCC39524 genome contains:
- a CDS encoding sensor domain-containing diguanylate cyclase, translated to MKEADGSKLVAQVQGLKGILNVAQIVVSSLDLDEVLQNILHSAMSVMDMPAGSVALYDANNYQLELHAHAGLSDKFVALDRWRVKPGGLTYKILERGEVFIVDDTASTDFFTNPLAIEEGIRSLIAVPLKIHKRTIGVLYLDDFKPREFDNEKLELLSVLSSFATMSIDHARLHARTLQLACTDGLTGLYNHRQFKKTFIEEVARANRYSKPLAVILLDVDDFKKFNDTYGHPNGDIVLQEMAIMLKELLRDCDSLFRYGGEEFVTLLPETPLAEAVKVAERIRIFVETESPRFLTGITKTHGITVSVGVAALPDHGADTKALLQKVDDLMYQAKKDGKNKVYCDLK
- a CDS encoding sigma-54 dependent transcriptional regulator, translated to MASERILVVDDEDGMRRLLSRVLTREGYETSAVGSGAEALRLVASERFDLVVTDIKMPEMDGLQLLAELKEYEPSLPIIVITAYGTIENAVQALRSGAYDYIAKPFENDEIKLTVAKAFERERLLAENRYLHAELEGLYDFSGIVGGSLAMQQVYDMASSVAVSNANVLITGESGTGKELLARSIHYSSLRKEKPFVVLNCAAISEGVLESELFGHEKGAFSGALDTRKGRFERADQGTLFIDEVAEMSMAAQVKLLRVIQEHEFERVGGNKTISVDVRIVAATNKKLEEQVKNGHFREDLYYRLNVVNINVPPLRSRREDVEPLSRFFLEKYTAETGKKITDLSPRALSCLLAHDWPGNVRELQNAIERAVVLSKGSVLTPRDFPQGMQGDDQICLQIPEKGGSLTDILEDLERQLIIQTLQREDGSQTRAAETLGIKRTTLRYKMEKYRMID